A DNA window from Rhodocyclaceae bacterium contains the following coding sequences:
- a CDS encoding SDR family oxidoreductase: protein MASMKGRFCVVTGASTQHGIGNTIARRFAEAGASVFLVAEGTKEQLETAQAECRAYPEAGTIEYGIYDLSVSGNAEAMIADAHKRFGRIDVLVNNAGIRAPYNFGDYTRAQFDAVVGVNIATPFFASQAVVPIMRAQGGGRIIHIASQLGHVTYAKRALYGLTKAALLHLTKSMAYELGKDNIQVNSVSPGPIKTQPLIDRLRTEPEEMARRVSQYVPLGRLGEPGEIADVAFFLATDAPAFLQGEDICVDGGYINH from the coding sequence ATGGCATCGATGAAGGGCCGGTTCTGCGTCGTCACCGGCGCATCCACGCAGCATGGCATCGGCAACACGATCGCCAGGCGCTTCGCCGAAGCCGGTGCATCGGTGTTCCTCGTTGCCGAAGGCACGAAGGAGCAGCTCGAGACCGCACAGGCCGAGTGCCGGGCCTATCCGGAGGCCGGGACGATCGAGTACGGCATCTACGATCTTTCCGTCTCCGGTAACGCCGAGGCAATGATCGCCGACGCGCACAAGCGGTTCGGCCGCATCGACGTGCTGGTCAACAACGCCGGCATCCGCGCGCCGTACAACTTCGGCGACTACACCCGCGCGCAGTTCGACGCCGTGGTCGGCGTGAACATCGCCACGCCGTTCTTCGCCAGCCAGGCGGTGGTGCCGATCATGCGTGCGCAGGGCGGCGGCCGCATCATCCATATCGCCAGCCAGCTCGGCCATGTGACCTACGCGAAGCGCGCGCTCTACGGCCTGACCAAGGCAGCGCTGCTGCACCTCACCAAGTCGATGGCCTACGAACTGGGCAAGGACAACATCCAGGTGAACTCGGTCAGCCCCGGGCCGATCAAGACCCAGCCGCTGATCGACCGCCTGCGCACCGAACCGGAAGAGATGGCCCGCCGCGTCAGCCAGTACGTGCCGCTCGGCCGGCTCGGCGAGCCGGGCGAGATCGCCGATGTCGCCTTCTTCCTTGCCACCGATGCCCCCGCCTTCCTGCAGGGCGAAGATATCTGCGTGGATGGCGGATACATCAACCACTGA
- a CDS encoding phytanoyl-CoA dioxygenase family protein: MKRLTEAQATEYAAEGCTHPVRVFSAQQAAHYLSCLEAGERSMGAEFKKVLRTKAHLSLKWVDEVIHDSNVLDAVEDVIGPDILLYNLTVWIKNANDPSFVGWHQDSTYFPLDPAVQVTAWIALTDSVEENGSVNYLPGSHTLGQLRHAEAPGDGSLLSKGQHIVEPVDSSVVKTIPLQPGEMSLHHTRLVHYSDPNNSSRRRIGLGVSYIPTSVRCTGSVRHTAMLMRGVDRYNHFDHEPRVRFDFDPEVTVFRTDAVARYYAARDEQVEVRAREFAAAR; the protein is encoded by the coding sequence ATGAAGCGACTGACCGAAGCACAGGCGACGGAATACGCAGCCGAGGGCTGCACGCATCCGGTCCGCGTGTTCAGCGCACAGCAGGCAGCCCACTACCTGTCATGCCTGGAAGCTGGCGAGCGGTCCATGGGCGCCGAGTTCAAGAAGGTGCTGCGTACCAAGGCCCACCTGTCGCTCAAGTGGGTGGACGAGGTGATCCACGACAGCAACGTGCTCGATGCGGTCGAGGACGTGATCGGCCCCGACATCCTGCTCTACAACCTGACCGTCTGGATCAAGAACGCGAACGATCCGTCGTTCGTCGGCTGGCACCAGGACTCGACCTACTTCCCGCTCGACCCGGCGGTGCAGGTGACTGCCTGGATCGCGTTGACCGACAGCGTCGAGGAGAACGGCAGCGTCAACTACCTGCCGGGCAGCCACACGCTCGGGCAGTTGCGCCATGCCGAGGCACCCGGCGACGGGAGCCTGCTGTCCAAGGGACAGCACATCGTCGAACCGGTGGATTCCAGCGTGGTCAAGACCATCCCGCTGCAGCCAGGCGAGATGTCGCTGCACCACACGCGGCTGGTGCACTACTCCGACCCGAATAACAGCTCGCGCCGGCGCATCGGCCTCGGCGTGAGCTACATTCCGACGTCGGTGCGCTGCACCGGCTCGGTCCGGCACACGGCCATGCTGATGCGCGGGGTCGACCGCTACAACCATTTCGACCACGAACCGAGGGTCCGTTTCGACTTCGATCCCGAGGTAACCGTCTTCCGCACCGATGCGGTCGCGCGTTACTACGCTGCCCGCGATGAGCAGGTGGAAGTCCGCGCGCGCGAATTCGCGGCAGCCCGTTGA
- a CDS encoding tripartite tricarboxylate transporter substrate binding protein, giving the protein MNIPATLLAATFSFALATGSGEATAAAAYPDRPVRLIVPFAPGGSTDVLARVLGQKLGEKLGQPFLIDNRAGAGGTIGTAIAVKSNSDGYTLVLGTTSTLAINESLYPKLGYDIARDLAPIVLLAKGPFVLMSTPGLPVASLKELIAYAKARPGKLSIASSGNGTSVHLSAELFKMVAQLPDIVHIPFKGGGPAGVALMAGEVQLMINDLPPAIGPIRAGKLRALAVADSRRSPLLPDVPTFAEAGLPGYESLSWFGLLAPAGTPASIVTLLNATTGAILANDRDLRARFTELGVEPIGGTPAQLAAFAREETRKWSAVVKKANVVIEGGS; this is encoded by the coding sequence ATGAATATCCCGGCGACGCTGCTGGCTGCGACGTTTTCCTTCGCTCTCGCGACCGGCAGCGGCGAGGCCACCGCTGCGGCCGCCTATCCCGACCGGCCGGTGCGGCTGATCGTGCCGTTCGCCCCGGGCGGCTCGACCGACGTACTCGCGCGCGTGCTGGGCCAGAAGCTCGGCGAGAAGCTCGGCCAGCCGTTCCTGATCGACAACCGCGCCGGCGCCGGTGGCACCATCGGCACTGCGATCGCGGTCAAATCGAACAGCGACGGCTACACGCTGGTGCTGGGCACTACCAGCACGCTCGCGATCAACGAGAGCCTGTACCCGAAGCTCGGCTACGACATCGCGCGCGACCTCGCGCCGATCGTACTGCTGGCGAAGGGCCCGTTCGTGCTGATGTCCACGCCCGGCCTGCCAGTGGCGTCGCTGAAGGAGCTGATCGCGTACGCGAAGGCGCGGCCGGGCAAGCTCTCGATCGCCTCCTCGGGCAATGGCACCTCGGTGCACCTGTCGGCCGAGCTGTTCAAGATGGTGGCGCAGCTGCCCGACATCGTGCACATCCCGTTCAAGGGCGGCGGCCCGGCCGGCGTCGCACTGATGGCAGGCGAGGTGCAGCTGATGATCAACGACCTGCCGCCGGCGATCGGCCCGATTCGCGCAGGCAAGCTGCGTGCGCTGGCGGTGGCCGACAGCCGGCGCTCGCCGCTCCTGCCCGACGTACCCACGTTCGCGGAGGCTGGCCTGCCAGGCTACGAGTCGCTTTCCTGGTTCGGGCTGCTGGCACCTGCGGGCACGCCCGCGTCGATCGTCACGCTGCTCAATGCGACCACGGGTGCGATCCTGGCGAACGACCGCGACCTGCGTGCACGGTTCACCGAACTGGGCGTGGAGCCGATCGGAGGCACGCCCGCCCAGCTCGCTGCGTTCGCCCGCGAAGAGACGCGCAAGTGGTCGGCGGTGGTGAAGAAGGCGAATGTCGTGATCGAGGGAGGTTCCTGA
- a CDS encoding tripartite tricarboxylate transporter substrate binding protein produces the protein MTFSAAHAQPQSWPARPIRLVVPFAPGGAVDLSARTVAQAMSPRLGQQVLIDNRGGAGGNLGVELVTRAAPDGYTLVMATSGQVAINPHMYARMSFDPLKDLAPITPVGHALNILCVHPALPVKSVKEYIALAKSSPGKLTFASGGTGASDHIATELFMSMAGIRMTHIPYKGGAPAMTDLLAGHVDSGFSTVATAIGPIRSNRLRALGLTSSKRFELLPQIPTIAEAGLPGYESVSWYGLFAPAGTPAEIIARVNTEAVSALQAEDVRRRMVEFGVMPVSSSPDAFSTYIAADSQRWGKLIRSAGIKAE, from the coding sequence ATGACTTTCAGTGCGGCGCACGCACAGCCACAGTCCTGGCCCGCGCGTCCGATCCGTCTCGTGGTGCCGTTCGCGCCCGGCGGCGCCGTCGACCTGAGCGCGCGCACCGTCGCGCAAGCCATGTCGCCCAGGCTCGGCCAGCAGGTGCTGATCGACAACCGCGGCGGCGCTGGCGGCAACCTCGGGGTCGAGCTGGTGACCCGGGCGGCGCCCGACGGCTACACGCTGGTGATGGCCACGTCCGGGCAGGTGGCGATCAATCCCCACATGTATGCACGCATGTCGTTCGACCCGCTGAAAGACCTCGCGCCGATCACCCCGGTCGGCCATGCGCTGAACATACTGTGCGTGCACCCGGCACTGCCGGTGAAGTCGGTGAAGGAGTACATCGCGCTGGCGAAGTCCAGCCCGGGCAAGCTGACCTTCGCCTCCGGCGGTACCGGCGCCTCCGATCACATCGCCACCGAACTGTTCATGAGCATGGCCGGCATCCGGATGACGCACATCCCCTACAAGGGCGGCGCACCGGCGATGACCGACCTCCTGGCGGGCCATGTCGATTCAGGCTTCTCGACCGTGGCGACCGCGATCGGCCCGATCCGCAGCAACCGGCTGCGTGCGCTCGGCCTCACTTCGTCGAAGCGCTTCGAGCTGCTGCCACAGATACCAACCATCGCCGAGGCCGGGCTGCCCGGTTACGAGTCGGTCAGCTGGTACGGACTGTTCGCGCCAGCCGGCACCCCGGCCGAGATCATCGCCCGGGTGAATACCGAAGCCGTCAGTGCGCTGCAGGCGGAGGACGTACGCAGGCGCATGGTCGAGTTCGGCGTGATGCCGGTTTCCAGCAGTCCCGATGCGTTTTCCACCTACATCGCCGCCGACTCGCAGCGCTGGGGCAAACTGATCCGCAGCGCGGGCATCAAGGCCGAGTGA